In one Pseudomonas fitomaticsae genomic region, the following are encoded:
- a CDS encoding sensor histidine kinase, protein MLPTSRTLRLSLYTLLILAGATLAATLAIRHAERQALEEDAARANQQLALYANSLHTLIDRYRALPAVLALDPQLRAALAGPVDAEQQAALNLKLEKINGAAQSSTLELLDRTGLAVAASNWRLPSSYVGHNYGFRPYFSQTRTQGTGRFYAVGVTSGIPGYFLSSAVLGDNGEFLGAMVVKLEFPELEREWSQGNDTLLVSDARGIIFIANQPGWRYRLLHPLSPADYREIKATRQYDKQSLVPLTHLALRSFDDNSDLRRVEGPQGTADYLWESLPLTAEGWTLHLLRRPQVSFEDQRNAGLAAAGVWLALVFLLLFLNQRWRLAKMRQRSREELEQLVEERTRDLRTAQDGLVQSAKLAALGQMSAALAHEINQPLTAQRMQLATLRLLLDHGRVDDAYKALKPVDEMLTRMAALTGHLKTFARKSPSGLRERLDLATVVDQALQLLDARLRDEQVSLVLHLTRPAWVRGDAIRLEQVLINLLRNALDAMQGKPCKRLEIRLEADEQLWRLSVIDNGGGIAEEHLGQVFDPFFTTKPVGDGLGLGLAVSFAIVHESGGRLCAENGDNGAVFSLTLPIDLEAHI, encoded by the coding sequence ATGCTGCCGACTTCCCGTACCCTGCGTTTGTCGTTGTACACCCTGCTGATCCTCGCCGGCGCCACCCTCGCCGCGACGCTTGCGATCCGCCATGCCGAGCGCCAGGCACTGGAAGAAGACGCCGCGCGGGCCAATCAACAGCTGGCGCTGTACGCCAACTCGCTGCATACCCTGATCGACCGCTATCGCGCCCTGCCCGCCGTGCTGGCGCTGGACCCGCAATTGCGTGCGGCGCTGGCAGGTCCGGTCGATGCCGAACAGCAGGCTGCGCTGAATCTGAAGCTGGAAAAGATCAACGGCGCCGCCCAATCCTCGACCCTTGAACTGCTCGACCGCACCGGCCTCGCGGTGGCGGCCAGCAACTGGCGTCTGCCGAGCAGTTACGTCGGCCACAACTACGGCTTTCGCCCCTATTTCAGTCAGACCCGCACCCAGGGCACCGGGCGTTTCTATGCGGTCGGCGTGACCAGCGGAATTCCCGGTTACTTCCTGTCCAGCGCAGTGCTCGGCGACAACGGCGAGTTCCTCGGCGCGATGGTGGTCAAGCTCGAATTCCCCGAACTCGAACGCGAATGGAGCCAAGGCAATGACACTCTGCTGGTCAGCGATGCGCGCGGGATCATCTTCATCGCCAACCAGCCCGGCTGGCGCTATCGCCTGCTGCACCCGCTGAGCCCGGCCGATTACCGCGAGATCAAAGCCACCCGCCAATACGACAAACAATCGCTGGTGCCGCTGACGCATCTGGCGCTGCGCAGCTTCGACGACAACAGTGACCTGCGCCGCGTCGAAGGCCCGCAAGGCACGGCGGATTACCTGTGGGAATCGCTGCCGCTGACCGCCGAAGGCTGGACTTTGCACCTGCTGCGACGTCCGCAAGTGTCCTTCGAAGATCAGCGCAATGCCGGGCTCGCCGCCGCCGGGGTGTGGCTGGCGCTGGTGTTCCTGTTGCTGTTCCTCAACCAACGCTGGCGTCTGGCGAAGATGCGCCAGCGCAGCCGCGAAGAGCTTGAGCAATTGGTCGAGGAACGCACCCGGGATTTGCGCACCGCCCAGGACGGTCTGGTGCAGTCGGCCAAACTCGCGGCGCTGGGGCAGATGTCCGCCGCGCTGGCCCACGAAATCAATCAGCCACTGACCGCCCAGCGCATGCAGCTTGCAACTCTGAGGCTGCTGCTCGATCACGGCCGGGTCGATGACGCCTACAAGGCGCTCAAACCGGTGGATGAAATGCTCACGCGCATGGCCGCCCTTACCGGCCACCTGAAAACCTTCGCCCGCAAGAGCCCCAGCGGTTTGCGCGAACGGCTGGATCTGGCGACAGTGGTCGATCAGGCCCTGCAATTGCTCGATGCGCGTCTGCGCGATGAACAGGTCAGTCTGGTGCTGCACCTGACCCGCCCGGCGTGGGTGCGCGGTGATGCGATCCGCCTGGAGCAGGTGTTGATCAACCTGCTGCGCAACGCCCTCGACGCCATGCAAGGCAAACCGTGCAAGCGTCTGGAAATCCGCCTGGAAGCCGACGAACAACTGTGGCGCCTGAGCGTCATCGACAACGGCGGCGGCATCGCCGAAGAACATCTGGGTCAGGTGTTCGATCCGTTCTTCACCACCAAACCTGTGGGTGACGGGCTGGGTCTGGGGCTGGCGGTGTCGTTCGCCATCGTTCATGAATCCGGCGGGCGCCTGTGCGCCGAGAATGGCGACAATGGCGCGGTGTTCAGCCTGACCTTGCCGATCGATCTGGAGGCGCACATCTGA